One Malus sylvestris chromosome 14, drMalSylv7.2, whole genome shotgun sequence DNA segment encodes these proteins:
- the LOC126599383 gene encoding probable 3-deoxy-D-manno-octulosonic acid transferase, mitochondrial isoform X1 yields the protein MAATKSKAVYNVYRALTHGLSPLLYLHLHWRKLGGLEHPLRWPERLGRPSLPRPEGPLIWFHAVSLGEGMAAIPVIKQCIQRRPDLTILMTTTTSSAFGVIEKLLPTGVLHQFSPVDTPSAVDSFLGYWKPNVIVLMESELWPNLIMAASEKGIMLALLNARVSTKSFKRWSGPVLLPLISLMLSKFSLISPLSNMQAIHFQLLHAPPFVINFSGDLKYVVGEFDISEGEIKNMQDLKVHCAHRKVWMASSIHKGEEEVILGIHKVLRQEYPDLLTIIVPRHPQHGKEIAQKLWKEGHGVALRSQRDKLLGDTSIYVVDTLGELKHLYKLSPIAVIGGSFFPSLSGHNISEAAAAGCATLTGPYIGHFSIMVLEMQRLNPLSVLQVGGKLELEEALRKLFSDVKVLEAHCAAAKQVYHTLSSGVVQNVWNLLDIQILQRALS from the exons atggcGGCAACGAAGAGCAAGGCAGTCTACAATGTTTACAGAGCGCTGACCCATGGTCTATCACCATTGCTGTACCTTCACCTCCACTGGCGGAAACTCGGAGGCCTCGAGCACCCACTCCGATGGCCTGAGCGTCTGGGCCGACCTTCCCTCCCTCGGCCCGAAGGCCCACTCATCTGGTTCCACGCCGTCTCATTAG GTGAAGGAATGGCTGCGATTCCTGTAATCAAGCAATGCATTCAGCGGAGGCCTGATTTAACTATTCTGATGACCACTACGACGTCATCTGCGTT TGGAGTAATAGAGAAACTTCTTCCAACTGGTGTCTTACATCAG TTTTCGCCCGTCGATACACCTTCTGCTGTGGACTCATTCCTTGGTTACTGGAAGCCTAATGTGATTGTGCTTATGGAGAGTGAACTATGGCCAAATTTAATTATGGCTGCTTCAGAAAAGGGT ATCATGCTGGCATTGTTAAATGCTCGAGTATCTACTAAATCCTTTAAACGTTGGTCAGGACCAGTGCTTCTTCCACTTATTTCATTGATGCTATCAAAGTTTTCATTGATTTCCCCATTA AGCAATATGCAGGCCATCCACTTTCAGCTGCTGCATGCCCCGCCTTTTGTGATCAACTTTTCTGGTGACTTGAAGTATG TGGTTGGAGAATTTGAcatttctgagggagagatcAAAAACATGCAAGATTTAAAAGTACACTGTGCCCACAGGAAGGTTTGGATGGCTTCTTCCATACATAAGGGGGAAGAAGAAG TCATACTTGGCATTCACAAAGTGCTGCGACAAGAGTACCCTGACTTGTTAACTATTATTGTGCCTCGACATCCACAGCATGGAAAAGAGATTGCTCAA AAATTGTGGAAAGAAGGGCATGGTGTAGCATTGAGGTCTCAACGTGATAAACTCTTAGGAGACACCAGTATCTATGTGGTGGACACATTAG GTGAATTGAAACACCTTTATAAGTTATCCCCCATAGCTGTAATTGGAGGTTCCTTCTTTCCTAGCCTTTCTGGCCATAACATATCAGAAGCTGCTGCAGCAGGCTGTGCAACTTTGACTG GTCCTTACATTGGGCATTTTTCAATCATGGTACTGGAAATGCAACGATTAAATCCTCTGTCAGTTCTGCAG GTTGGGGGAAAATTAGAACTTGAAGAAGCTCTTAGAAAGCTGTTTAGTGATGTCAAAGTCCTAGAAGCACATTGTGCTGCAGCAAAACAAGTGTATCATACTCTATCAAGTGGTGTGGTTCAAAACGTTTGGAATCTATTAGATATTCAGATTCTCCAACGAGCTTTGAGCTAA
- the LOC126599383 gene encoding probable 3-deoxy-D-manno-octulosonic acid transferase, mitochondrial isoform X2 → MAATKSKAVYNVYRALTHGLSPLLYLHLHWRKLGGLEHPLRWPERLGRPSLPRPEGPLIWFHAVSLGEGMAAIPVIKQCIQRRPDLTILMTTTTSSAFGVIEKLLPTGVLHQFSPVDTPSAVDSFLGYWKPNVIVLMESELWPNLIMAASEKGIMLALLNARVSTKSFKRWSGPVLLPLISLMLSKFSLISPLSNMQAIHFQLLHAPPFVINFSGDLKYVVGEFDISEGEIKNMQDLKVHCAHRKVWMASSIHKGEEEVILGIHKVLRQEYPDLLTIIVPRHPQHGKEIAQKLWKEGHGVALRSQRDKLLGDTSIYVVDTLGELKHLYKLSPIAVIGGSFFPSLSGHNISEAAAAGCATLTGPYIGHFSIMVLEMQRLNPLSVLQGGAILTPILTSHTPLLNFQPSDRMN, encoded by the exons atggcGGCAACGAAGAGCAAGGCAGTCTACAATGTTTACAGAGCGCTGACCCATGGTCTATCACCATTGCTGTACCTTCACCTCCACTGGCGGAAACTCGGAGGCCTCGAGCACCCACTCCGATGGCCTGAGCGTCTGGGCCGACCTTCCCTCCCTCGGCCCGAAGGCCCACTCATCTGGTTCCACGCCGTCTCATTAG GTGAAGGAATGGCTGCGATTCCTGTAATCAAGCAATGCATTCAGCGGAGGCCTGATTTAACTATTCTGATGACCACTACGACGTCATCTGCGTT TGGAGTAATAGAGAAACTTCTTCCAACTGGTGTCTTACATCAG TTTTCGCCCGTCGATACACCTTCTGCTGTGGACTCATTCCTTGGTTACTGGAAGCCTAATGTGATTGTGCTTATGGAGAGTGAACTATGGCCAAATTTAATTATGGCTGCTTCAGAAAAGGGT ATCATGCTGGCATTGTTAAATGCTCGAGTATCTACTAAATCCTTTAAACGTTGGTCAGGACCAGTGCTTCTTCCACTTATTTCATTGATGCTATCAAAGTTTTCATTGATTTCCCCATTA AGCAATATGCAGGCCATCCACTTTCAGCTGCTGCATGCCCCGCCTTTTGTGATCAACTTTTCTGGTGACTTGAAGTATG TGGTTGGAGAATTTGAcatttctgagggagagatcAAAAACATGCAAGATTTAAAAGTACACTGTGCCCACAGGAAGGTTTGGATGGCTTCTTCCATACATAAGGGGGAAGAAGAAG TCATACTTGGCATTCACAAAGTGCTGCGACAAGAGTACCCTGACTTGTTAACTATTATTGTGCCTCGACATCCACAGCATGGAAAAGAGATTGCTCAA AAATTGTGGAAAGAAGGGCATGGTGTAGCATTGAGGTCTCAACGTGATAAACTCTTAGGAGACACCAGTATCTATGTGGTGGACACATTAG GTGAATTGAAACACCTTTATAAGTTATCCCCCATAGCTGTAATTGGAGGTTCCTTCTTTCCTAGCCTTTCTGGCCATAACATATCAGAAGCTGCTGCAGCAGGCTGTGCAACTTTGACTG GTCCTTACATTGGGCATTTTTCAATCATGGTACTGGAAATGCAACGATTAAATCCTCTGTCAGTTCTGCAG GGTGGTGCTATCCTCACACCTATTCTTACCTCTCACACACCCCTCCTCAATTTCCAgccgtcggatcgaatgaactga
- the LOC126599383 gene encoding probable 3-deoxy-D-manno-octulosonic acid transferase, mitochondrial isoform X4, whose translation MAATKSKAVYNVYRALTHGLSPLLYLHLHWRKLGGLEHPLRWPERLGRPSLPRPEGPLIWFHAVSLGEGMAAIPVIKQCIQRRPDLTILMTTTTSSAFGVIEKLLPTGVLHQFSPVDTPSAVDSFLGYWKPNVIVLMESELWPNLIMAASEKGIMLALLNARVSTKSFKRWSGPVLLPLISLMLSKFSLISPLSNMQAIHFQLLHAPPFVINFSGDLKYVVGEFDISEGEIKNMQDLKVHCAHRKVWMASSIHKGEEEVILGIHKVLRQEYPDLLTIIVPRHPQHGKEIAQKLWKEGHGVALRSQRDKLLGDTSIYVVDTLGELKHLYKLSPIAVIGGSFFPSLSGHNISEAAAAGCATLTGPYIGHFSIMVLEMQRLNPLSVLQ comes from the exons atggcGGCAACGAAGAGCAAGGCAGTCTACAATGTTTACAGAGCGCTGACCCATGGTCTATCACCATTGCTGTACCTTCACCTCCACTGGCGGAAACTCGGAGGCCTCGAGCACCCACTCCGATGGCCTGAGCGTCTGGGCCGACCTTCCCTCCCTCGGCCCGAAGGCCCACTCATCTGGTTCCACGCCGTCTCATTAG GTGAAGGAATGGCTGCGATTCCTGTAATCAAGCAATGCATTCAGCGGAGGCCTGATTTAACTATTCTGATGACCACTACGACGTCATCTGCGTT TGGAGTAATAGAGAAACTTCTTCCAACTGGTGTCTTACATCAG TTTTCGCCCGTCGATACACCTTCTGCTGTGGACTCATTCCTTGGTTACTGGAAGCCTAATGTGATTGTGCTTATGGAGAGTGAACTATGGCCAAATTTAATTATGGCTGCTTCAGAAAAGGGT ATCATGCTGGCATTGTTAAATGCTCGAGTATCTACTAAATCCTTTAAACGTTGGTCAGGACCAGTGCTTCTTCCACTTATTTCATTGATGCTATCAAAGTTTTCATTGATTTCCCCATTA AGCAATATGCAGGCCATCCACTTTCAGCTGCTGCATGCCCCGCCTTTTGTGATCAACTTTTCTGGTGACTTGAAGTATG TGGTTGGAGAATTTGAcatttctgagggagagatcAAAAACATGCAAGATTTAAAAGTACACTGTGCCCACAGGAAGGTTTGGATGGCTTCTTCCATACATAAGGGGGAAGAAGAAG TCATACTTGGCATTCACAAAGTGCTGCGACAAGAGTACCCTGACTTGTTAACTATTATTGTGCCTCGACATCCACAGCATGGAAAAGAGATTGCTCAA AAATTGTGGAAAGAAGGGCATGGTGTAGCATTGAGGTCTCAACGTGATAAACTCTTAGGAGACACCAGTATCTATGTGGTGGACACATTAG GTGAATTGAAACACCTTTATAAGTTATCCCCCATAGCTGTAATTGGAGGTTCCTTCTTTCCTAGCCTTTCTGGCCATAACATATCAGAAGCTGCTGCAGCAGGCTGTGCAACTTTGACTG GTCCTTACATTGGGCATTTTTCAATCATGGTACTGGAAATGCAACGATTAAATCCTCTGTCAGTTCTGCAG TGA
- the LOC126599383 gene encoding probable 3-deoxy-D-manno-octulosonic acid transferase, mitochondrial isoform X3, whose amino-acid sequence MAATKSKAVYNVYRALTHGLSPLLYLHLHWRKLGGLEHPLRWPERLGRPSLPRPEGPLIWFHAVSLGEGMAAIPVIKQCIQRRPDLTILMTTTTSSAFGVIEKLLPTGVLHQFSPVDTPSAVDSFLGYWKPNVIVLMESELWPNLIMAASEKGIMLALLNARVSTKSFKRWSGPVLLPLISLMLSKFSLISPLSNMQAIHFQLLHAPPFVINFSGDLKYVVGEFDISEGEIKNMQDLKVHCAHRKVWMASSIHKGEEEVILGIHKVLRQEYPDLLTIIVPRHPQHGKEIAQKLWKEGHGVALRSQRDKLLGDTSIYVVDTLGELKHLYKLSPIAVIGGSFFPSLSGHNISEAAAAGCATLTGPYIGHFSIMVLEMQRLNPLSVLQPSDRMN is encoded by the exons atggcGGCAACGAAGAGCAAGGCAGTCTACAATGTTTACAGAGCGCTGACCCATGGTCTATCACCATTGCTGTACCTTCACCTCCACTGGCGGAAACTCGGAGGCCTCGAGCACCCACTCCGATGGCCTGAGCGTCTGGGCCGACCTTCCCTCCCTCGGCCCGAAGGCCCACTCATCTGGTTCCACGCCGTCTCATTAG GTGAAGGAATGGCTGCGATTCCTGTAATCAAGCAATGCATTCAGCGGAGGCCTGATTTAACTATTCTGATGACCACTACGACGTCATCTGCGTT TGGAGTAATAGAGAAACTTCTTCCAACTGGTGTCTTACATCAG TTTTCGCCCGTCGATACACCTTCTGCTGTGGACTCATTCCTTGGTTACTGGAAGCCTAATGTGATTGTGCTTATGGAGAGTGAACTATGGCCAAATTTAATTATGGCTGCTTCAGAAAAGGGT ATCATGCTGGCATTGTTAAATGCTCGAGTATCTACTAAATCCTTTAAACGTTGGTCAGGACCAGTGCTTCTTCCACTTATTTCATTGATGCTATCAAAGTTTTCATTGATTTCCCCATTA AGCAATATGCAGGCCATCCACTTTCAGCTGCTGCATGCCCCGCCTTTTGTGATCAACTTTTCTGGTGACTTGAAGTATG TGGTTGGAGAATTTGAcatttctgagggagagatcAAAAACATGCAAGATTTAAAAGTACACTGTGCCCACAGGAAGGTTTGGATGGCTTCTTCCATACATAAGGGGGAAGAAGAAG TCATACTTGGCATTCACAAAGTGCTGCGACAAGAGTACCCTGACTTGTTAACTATTATTGTGCCTCGACATCCACAGCATGGAAAAGAGATTGCTCAA AAATTGTGGAAAGAAGGGCATGGTGTAGCATTGAGGTCTCAACGTGATAAACTCTTAGGAGACACCAGTATCTATGTGGTGGACACATTAG GTGAATTGAAACACCTTTATAAGTTATCCCCCATAGCTGTAATTGGAGGTTCCTTCTTTCCTAGCCTTTCTGGCCATAACATATCAGAAGCTGCTGCAGCAGGCTGTGCAACTTTGACTG GTCCTTACATTGGGCATTTTTCAATCATGGTACTGGAAATGCAACGATTAAATCCTCTGTCAGTTCTGCAG ccgtcggatcgaatgaactga